From the genome of Eublepharis macularius isolate TG4126 chromosome 12, MPM_Emac_v1.0, whole genome shotgun sequence, one region includes:
- the DAD1 gene encoding dolichyl-diphosphooligosaccharide--protein glycosyltransferase subunit DAD1 → MSGAASGSAGSGAGSVGSVVRRFLAEYSSGTPSRLKVLDAYLLYVMLTGALQFGYCLGVGTFPFNSFLSGFISAVGSFILGVCLRIQINPQNKGEFQGISPERAFADFLFASTILHLVVINFVG, encoded by the exons ATGTCTGGGGCGGCGTCGGGGTCGGCGGGCTCCGGGGCCGGGTCGGTGGGCTCGGTGGTGCGGCGCTTCCTGGCTGAGTACAGCAGCGGGACGCCGAGCCGGCTGAAGGTGCTGGACGCCTACCTGCTCTACGTCATGCTGACGGGGGCGCTGCAGTTCGGCTACTGCCTCGGCGTCGGCACCTTCCCCTTCAACTCCTTCCTCTCGGGCTTCATCTCCGCCGTGGGCAGCTTCATCCTGGGCG TTTGTTTGAGGATCCAAATCAATCCACAGAACAAGGGGGAATTTCAGGGCATCTCACCAGAACGAGCCTTCGCCGATTTCCTCTTTGCCAGCACCATCCTGCATCTTGTTGTCATCAATTTCGTGGGATGA